One region of Nycticebus coucang isolate mNycCou1 chromosome 10, mNycCou1.pri, whole genome shotgun sequence genomic DNA includes:
- the RGS21 gene encoding regulator of G-protein signaling 21 — protein sequence MPVKCCFYRSPATDAMAWSENMDTLLANEAGLDAFRKFLQSEFSEENVEFWLACEDFKKTENAEKIASKAKMIYTEFIEADAPKEINIDFSTRDLISKNIAEPTLKCFDEAQKLIYSLMAKDSYPRFLKSEMYKKLVNSQQVTNHKKWLPFL from the exons ATGCCAGTGAA ATGTTgtttctacaggtcaccagccacagACGCAATGGCCTGGTCTGAGAATATGGATACACTTTTAGCCAATGAAG CGGGTTTAGATGCTTTTCGAAAATTTCTACAATCTGAGTTTAGTGAAGAAAATGTCGAGTTCTGGCTTGCCTGTGAGGacttcaagaaaacagaaaatgcagaAAAGATTGCTTCTAAAGCCAAGATGATTTACACAGAATTCATTGAAGCAGATGCACCTAAAGAG ATTAACATTGACTTCAGTACCAGGGACCTCATCTCAAAGAACATTGCTGAACCAACTCTCAAATGCTTTGATGAGGCTCAGAAATTAATCTACAGTCTGATGGCCAAGGATTCTTATCCTCGATTTCTAAAGTCAGAGATGTATAAAAAATTGGTAAATAGCCAACAGGTTACAAATCATAAAAAATGGCTCCCTTTTTTGTGA